Proteins co-encoded in one Apteryx mantelli isolate bAptMan1 chromosome 4, bAptMan1.hap1, whole genome shotgun sequence genomic window:
- the MGAT2 gene encoding alpha-1,6-mannosyl-glycoprotein 2-beta-N-acetylglucosaminyltransferase, whose protein sequence is MRLRIYKRKVFLLALALAACALALWGTNGRGRRREAARGGTAEPPAPPRPRAASEAPPPPPAASARRPAAADGNASAPPAANATLGYRSLVYRLNFDQPLRNAGRFPPRAAADVVLVVQVHDRAEHLRLLLASLRRAPGVENVLLVLSHDLWAEELNRLAAQVDFCPVLQVFFPFSIQLYPREFPGHDPRDCPRDIGKAAALRLGCINAEYPDSFGHYREARFSQTKHHWWWKLHFVWERVRALREHAGPVLFLEEDHYLAPDFYHVLKKLWALRGRECPECQIVSLGGYGLVRGGFAGRADKVEMKTWKSTEHNMGMAFGRDTYQQLMACTDAFCTYDDYNWDWTLQHLTVSCLPKFWKVLVPEIPRIFHTGDCGMHHKKSCRPSTQSAKIDSLLNSNQQHLFPEAMSVSKRYSMAPLSPHVKNGGWGDIRDHELCKSYRRLQ, encoded by the coding sequence ATGAGGCTCCGCATCTACAAGCGCAAAGTCttcctgctggcgctggcgctggccgcCTGCGCCCTGGCGCTCTGGGGCACCaacggccgcgggcggcggcgcgaggcggcgcgcggcggcaccgccgagccgcccgcgccgccgcggccccgcgccgccagcgaggcgccgccgccgccgcccgccgccagcgcccgccgccccgccgccgccgacggCAACGCctcggcgccgccggccgccaaCGCCACGCTGGGCTACCGCTCGCTCGTCTACCGGCTCAACTTCGACCAGCCGCTGCGCAACGCGGGCCGCttcccgccgcgcgccgccgccgacgTGGTGCTGGTGGTGCAGGTGCACGACCGCGCCGAGCACCTGCGGCTGCTGCTGGCGtcgctgcggcgggcgccgggcgtggAGAACGTGCTGCTGGTGCTGAGCCACGACCTCTGGGCCGAGGAGCTCAACCGCCTGGCGGCCCAGGTGGACTTCTGCCCCGTGCTGCAGGTCTTCTTCCCCTTCAGCATCCAGCTCTACCCCCGCGAGTTCCCCGGGCACGACCCGCGCGACTGCCCGCGCGACATCGGcaaggcggcggcgctgcgcctcGGCTGCATCAACGCCGAGTACCCCGACTCCTTCGGGCACTACCGCGAGGCCCGCTTCTCGCAGACCAAGCACCACTGGTGGTGGAAGCTGCACTTCGTCTGGGAGCGGGTGCGGGCGCTGCGGGAGCACGCCGGGCCCGTGCTCTTCCTGGAGGAGGACCACTACCTGGCCCCCGACTTCTACCACGTCCTCAAGAAGCTGTGGGCCCTGCGCGGGCGGGAGTGCCCCGAGTGCCAGATCGTGTCCCTGGGCGGCTACGGCCTCGTCCGCGGCGGCTTCGCCGGCAGGGCCGACAAGGTGGAGATGAAGACGTGGAAGTCCACCGAGCACAACATGGGCATGGCCTTCGGCAGAGACACCTACCAGCAGCTCATGGCGTGCACGGACGCCTTCTGCACTTACGATGACTATAACTGGGACTGGACTCTGCAGCATTTGACTGTCTCTTGTCTTCCAAAGTTCTGGAAAGTGCTGGTTCCCGAGATCCCCAGGATTTTTCACACTGGGGACTGCGGCATGCACCACAAGAAGTCCTGCAGACCGTCCACCCAGAGTGCCAAAATCGACTCGCTCTTGAACAGCAACCAACAGCACCTGTTTCCCGAAGCGATGAGTGTCAGTAAAAGGTACTCTATGGCACCCCTGTCCCCTCATGTGAAAAACGGAGGGTGGGGAGATATTAGGGACCACGAACTCTGTAAAAGTTACCGCAGACTTCAGTGA